A region from the Antennarius striatus isolate MH-2024 chromosome 24, ASM4005453v1, whole genome shotgun sequence genome encodes:
- the LOC137591241 gene encoding E3 ubiquitin-protein ligase HECW2-like isoform X4 has protein sequence MAMAATASSSSPPPSSTNGSAREHLLAVRRRTPHGRPYTIGPDNLRSLSAQGAVGGSASSSSSVVASGSQPEATGVGLQRANSDTDLVTSDSRSSLTASTYQLTLGHPHLVISWDIKEEVDATDWIGLYHIDETCVANVWDSKNRGVNGTQRGQIVWRLEPGPYFMESETKVCFKYYHGVSGALRATTPCITVKNLGVPVGSEGQVEDQSGSQHCRKLVSFTLSDIRAMGLKKGMFFNPDPYLKMSILPGKRSGLPKFTHHGQERRSSIIANTTNPVWHGEKYTFVALMTDVLEIEVKDKFAKSRPIIKRFLGQLIIPVQRLLEGPTADQPITYSLCRRLPTDHVSGQLLFRVDVTSTGQEASPDPVASILGGAVNGDPGSPSDDEDLPPPSSSSRVAYGPSPTGSDEGSLIVNGACYYGDDSVWREHGRLGEEDALPAVLGSHTHRQVSLNDYLDALEAPRSPGDRPLGGPLPKLRSSFPTDTRLNAMLHIDSDEDEEHRDQSQEARTPQGAELSRSTSEPQQGSEGLKVDPLGGAGSGPGGGSTAGSPGVAEATGPEPGGADGAGSSAEAGLIAGESSASSSPSGAEPDAGAPRPRESAEECTCEGEGSRVGVNQEVACNSSFGPLSPIQEVETRSNVAPKAEEEGAESSSSEANGPIAAAAAAGGGGGASEAGGGAGGGLQEEEEEEEGGEVWRRRRSMQASGGGAQNQEAGTARENSSGMERESGQLNGHQSVHSLPSVRHDISRYQRVDEPLPPNWEARIDSHGRIFYVDHVNRTTTWQRPTAPPAPQTLQRSNSIQQMEQLNRRYQSIRRTITNDSRPEEQPANELPPDETDMQASIPELRRDNSVSQSGPRSRLTLLLQSPSAKFLTSPDFFTVLHSNPSAYRMFTTNTCLKHMISKVRRDAHHFERYQHNRDLVAFLNMFANKQLELPRGWEMKHDHTGKPFFVDHNCRATTFIDPRLPLQSTRPPSLLAHRQHLTRQRSHSAGEVSPRRLGNDDPRHAGPPVLPRPSSTFSSASRGQCQDVVPVAYNDKIVAFLRQPNIFEILQERQPDFTRNHSLREKVQLIRADGGSGLARLSGDADLVMLLSLFEDEVMSYVPPHALLHPSYCQSPRGSPVSSPQNSPGTQRANARAPAPYKRDFEAKLRNFFRKLETKGYGQGPGKLKLIIRRDHLLEDAFNQIMCYSRKDLQRSKLYVSFVGEEGLDYSGPSREFFFLVSRELFNPYYGLFEYSANDTYTVQISPMSAFVDNHHEWFRFSGRILGLALIHQYLLDAFFTRPFYKGLLRILCDLSDLEYLDEEFHQSLQWMKDNDIEDMLDLTFTVNEEVFGQITERELKPGGANIPVSEKNKKEYIERMVKWRIERGVVQQTESLVRGFYEVVDARLVSVFDARELELVIAGTAEIDLLDWRNNTEYRGGYHDNHIVIRWFWAAVERFNNEQRLRLLQFVTGTSSIPYEGFASLRGSNGPRRFCVEKWGKITALPRAHTCFNRLDLPPYPSFSMLYEKMLTAVEETSTFGLE, from the exons ATGGCGATGGCCGCCACCGCCTCATCCTCGTCCCCGCCCCCGTCGTCCACCAACGGCAGCGCCAGGGAGCACCTGCTGGCGGTGCGCCGCCGCACGCCGCACGGCCGGCCGTACACCATCGGGCCGGACAACCTCCGCAGCCTATCGGCGCAGGGCGCGGTcggaggctccgcctcctcatcctcctccgtCGTAGCGTCAGGTAGCCAACCGGAAGCAACGGGGGTGGGGCTCCAGCGGGCCAACAGCGACACCGACCTGGTGACGTCGGACAGCCGCTCGTCGCTCACAGCGTCGACCTATCAGCTGACTCTAGGGCACCCCCACCTGGTCATCTCCTGGGACATCAAGGAGGAAGTGGACGCCACCGACTGGATCGGACTGTACCACATCG aCGAGACCTGCGTGGCCAACGTGTGGGACTCCAAGAACCGCGGCGTGAACGGCACCCAGAGGGGCCAGATCGTGTGGCGCCTGGAGCCGGGCCCCTACTTCATGGAGT CGGAGACCAAAGTCTGCTTCAAGTACTACCATGGCGTGAGCGGAGCGCTACGAGCGACGACGCCTTGCATCACcgtcaagaaccttggagtacCG GTGGGCAGTGAAGGCCAAGTGGAGGACCAATCTGGGTCGCAGCACTGCAGAAAGCTCGTCAGCTTCACCCTATCAG ACATCCGGGCGATGGGGCTGAAGAAGGGGATGTTCTTCAACCCCGACCCCTACCTGAAGATGTCCATCCTGCCCGGGAAGAGGAGCGGCCTCCCCAAGTTCACCCACCACGGGCAGGAGAGGCGCTCCTCTATCATCGCCAACACCACCAACCCCGTGTGGCACGGAGAG AAATACACCTTTGTGGCTCTGATGACCGACGTTTTGGAGATCGAGGTGAAGGATAAGTTCGCAAAAAGCCGACCAATCATCAAGCGGTTTTTGGGTCAGCTGATCATCCCTGTGCAGAGGCTCCTGGAGGGACCGACGGCCga TCAGCCAATCACCTACAGCCTGTGTCGCCGGCTCCCCACGGATCACGTGAGCGGGCAGCTCCTGTTCAGAGTGGACGTCACCTCCACCGGacaagaag CTTCTCCCGATCCAGTGGCCTCCATCTTGGGCGGGGCTGTCAACGGCGACCCCGGCAGTCCGTCGGACGATGAAGACCTCCCTCCCCCGTCTTCGTCGTCCCGTGTCGCGTACGGCCCCTCGCCCACCGGCTCCGACGAGGGCTCCCTGATCGTCAACGGCGCCTGTTACTATGGCGACGACAGCGTGTGGCGAGAGCATGGACGCCTGGGAGAAGAGGACGCGCTTCCCGCCGTCCTGGGGAGCCACACCCACCGGCAGGTGTCTCTTAACGACTACCTGGACGCCCTGGAGGCGCCGCGCAGCCCCGGGGACCGGCCCCTGGGGGGGCCCCTACCGAAGCTCCGCTCCAGCTTCCCGACGGACACGCGGCTCAACGCGATGCTGCACATCGACTCGGACGAGGACGAGGAGCACAGGGACCAATCACAAGAGGCCAGGACGCcgcagggggcggagctatcCAGGAGCACGTCGGAGCCTCAACAGGGCAGCGAGGGGTTAAAAGTGGACCCACTGGGGGGCGCTGGGTCTGGACCAGGGGGGGGTTCCACCGCCGGCTCCCCGGGGGTAGCCGAGGCGACGGGGCCTGAACCCGGAGGTGCCGACGGGGCCGGATCATCAGCTGAGGCGGGACTCATCGCTGGAgagagctccgcctcctcctcgccatcaggggcggagccagacgcAGGAGCGCCCCGACCGAGGGAGTCAGCAGAGGAGTGTACCTGTGAGGGAGAGGGCAGCAGAGTGGGCGTGAACCAGGAAGTAGCTTGTAACTCCTCCTTCGGTCCACTTTCGCCTATTCAG GAGGTGGAGACGAGGAGTAATGTGGCTCCCAAGGCGGAGGAAGAAGGGGCGGAGTCATCCAGCAGCGAGGCGAATGGGCcaatagcagcagcagcagcagctggaggaggaggcggggcgtCCGAAGCCG gaggaggagcaggaggcggcctgcaggaggaggaggaggaggaggaaggaggggaggtGTGGCGGAGGAGGCGGTCCATGCAGGcctctgggggcggggctcagaACCAGGAAGCTGGCACCGCCAGAGAGAACTCAagtgggatggagagagagtcGG GTCAACTCAACGGACACCAGTCGGTCCACTCCCTGCCGTCTGTCCGTCACGACATCAGCCGCTACCAGAGAGTGGACGAGCCGCTGCCGccga ACTGGGAGGCTCGCATCGACAGCCACGGCCGGATCTTCTACGTGGACCACGTGAACCGGACCACCACCTGGCAGCGCCCCACCGCCCCCCCGGCGCCGCAGACCCTCCAGAGGTCCAACTCCATCCAGCAGATGGAGCAGCTGAACCGCAG GTATCAGAGCATCCGCAGGACGATAACCAATGACAGCCGACCAGAGGAGCAGCCAGCCAATGAGCTGCCGCCGGATGAGACCGACATGCAGGCGTCCATCCCAG agcTCCGGCGGGACAACAGCGTGTCTCAGTCCGGCCCCCGGTCCCGCCTCACCCTCCTGCTCCAGTCGCCCAGCGCCAAGTTCCTCACCAGCCCCGATTTCTTCACTGTGCTGCATTCCAACcct agTGCCTACCGTATGTTCACCACCAACACGTGTCTGAAGCACATGATCAGTAAGGTGCGTCGGGATGCTCACCACTTCGAGCGCTACCAGCACAACCGGGACCTGGTGGCGTTCCTCAACATGTTCGCCAACAAGCAGCTGGAGCTGCCCAGAGGCTGGGAGATGAAGCACGACCACACCGgcaag CCTTTCTTCGTGGACCATAACTGCCGCGCCACCACTTTCATCGACCCCCGCCTGCCCCTCCAGAGCAcccgcccccccagcctccTCGCTCACCGCCAGCACCTGACCCGCCAGCGCAGCCACAGCGCCGGGGAGGTCAGCCCGCGGCGACTG GGGAACGACGACCCCCGTCACGCCGGCCCCCCCGTCCTGCCCCGCCCTTCCAGCACCTTCAGctccgccagcagggggcagtgccAAGACGTGGTACCAGTGG cttaCAACGACAAGATCGTGGCGTTTCTACGGCAACCCAACATCTTTGAGATCTTGCAGGAGAGGCAGCCGGACTTCACCCGGAACCATTCGCTCAG GGAGAAGGTGCAGCTGATCCGTGCAGACGGAGGGTCAGGATTGGCCAGGCTGTCAGGTGACGCTGACCTTGTGATGCTGCTAAG tctgtTTGAAGATGAAGTCATGTCCTACGTGCCTCCTCACGCCTTACTCCACCCCAGCTACTGTCAGTCGCCCCGGGGGTCGCCCGTCTCCTCCCCACAGAACTCACCTG GGACCCAGAGAGCGAACGCCAGAGCCCCCGCCCCCTACAAGAGAGACTTTGAGGCCAAACTGCGCAACTTCTTCAGGAAACTGGAAACTAAAGGCTACGGCCAGGGCCCGGGGAAGCTAAA ACTGATCATCCGCCGcgaccacctgctggaggaCGCCTTCAATCAGATCATGTGCTACTCCCGTAAAGACCTGCAGCGCAGCAAGCTCTACGTCAGCTTcgtgggggaggaggg GCTGGACTACAGCGGCCCGTCCAGAGAGTTCTTCTTCCTGGTTTCCAGGGAGCTCTTCAACCCTTATTATGGTCTGTTTGAGTACTCCGCCAACGACACCTACACCGTCCAGATCAGCCCCATGTCCGCCTTCGTCGACAATCACCACGAATG GTTCCGGTTCAGCGGCCGGATTCTGGGTTTGGCTCTGATCCACCAGTACCTGCTGGACGCCTTCTTCACCAGACCCTTCTACAAAGGCCTGCTGCGCAT CCTGTGTGACCTGAGCGACCTGGAGTACCTGGATGAGGAGTTCCACCAGTCGCTCCAGTGGATGAAGGACAACGACATCGAAGACATGCTGGACCTCACCTTCACCGTCAACGAGGAGGTGTTCGGACAG ATAACGGAGCGCGAGCTGAAGCCGGGCGGAGCCAACATCCCCGTCTCCGAGAAGAACAAGAAGGAGTACATCGAGCGGATGGTGAAGTGGAGGATCGAGAGAGGAGTGGTGCAGCAGACCGAGAGCCTGGTCCGAGGCTTCTACGAG GTGGTGGACGCCAGGCTGGTGTCGGTGTTCGACGCCCGAGAGCTGGAGCTGGTGATCGCCGGCACGGCCGAGATCGACTTACTGGACTGGAGGAACAACACCGAGTACAGAGGAG gttaccacgacaaccaCATTGTGATCCGATGGTTCTGGGCAGCGGTGGAGAGGTTCAACAACGAGCAGCGACTGCGCCTCCTGCAG TTCGTCACCGGGACATCCAGCATCCCTTACGAGGGCTTCGCATCCCTGAGAGGCAGCAACGGACCGCGACGGTTCTGTGTTGAGAAGTGGGGGAAAATCACCGCACTCCCCAG AGCTCACACCTGCTTCAACCGTCTGGACCTGCCTCCCTACCCATCCTTCTCCATGCTGTATGAGAAGATGCTGACCGCCGTGGAGGAGACCAGCACCTTCGGGCTGGAGTGA
- the LOC137591241 gene encoding E3 ubiquitin-protein ligase HECW2-like isoform X3, which yields MAMAATASSSSPPPSSTNGSAREHLLAVRRRTPHGRPYTIGPDNLRSLSAQGAVGGSASSSSSVVASGSQPEATGVGLQRANSDTDLVTSDSRSSLTASTYQLTLGHPHLVISWDIKEEVDATDWIGLYHIDETCVANVWDSKNRGVNGTQRGQIVWRLEPGPYFMESETKVCFKYYHGVSGALRATTPCITVKNLGVPVGSEGQVEDQSGSQHCRKLVSFTLSDIRAMGLKKGMFFNPDPYLKMSILPGKRSGLPKFTHHGQERRSSIIANTTNPVWHGEKYTFVALMTDVLEIEVKDKFAKSRPIIKRFLGQLIIPVQRLLEGPTADQPITYSLCRRLPTDHVSGQLLFRVDVTSTGQEEASPDPVASILGGAVNGDPGSPSDDEDLPPPSSSSRVAYGPSPTGSDEGSLIVNGACYYGDDSVWREHGRLGEEDALPAVLGSHTHRQVSLNDYLDALEAPRSPGDRPLGGPLPKLRSSFPTDTRLNAMLHIDSDEDEEHRDQSQEARTPQGAELSRSTSEPQQGSEGLKVDPLGGAGSGPGGGSTAGSPGVAEATGPEPGGADGAGSSAEAGLIAGESSASSSPSGAEPDAGAPRPRESAEECTCEGEGSRVGVNQEVACNSSFGPLSPIQEVETRSNVAPKAEEEGAESSSSEANGPIAAAAAAGGGGGASEAGGGAGGGLQEEEEEEEGGEVWRRRRSMQASGGGAQNQEAGTARENSSGMERESGQLNGHQSVHSLPSVRHDISRYQRVDEPLPPNWEARIDSHGRIFYVDHVNRTTTWQRPTAPPAPQTLQRSNSIQQMEQLNRRYQSIRRTITNDSRPEEQPANELPPDETDMQASIPELRRDNSVSQSGPRSRLTLLLQSPSAKFLTSPDFFTVLHSNPSAYRMFTTNTCLKHMISKVRRDAHHFERYQHNRDLVAFLNMFANKQLELPRGWEMKHDHTGKPFFVDHNCRATTFIDPRLPLQSTRPPSLLAHRQHLTRQRSHSAGEVSPRRLGNDDPRHAGPPVLPRPSSTFSSASRGQCQDVVPVAYNDKIVAFLRQPNIFEILQERQPDFTRNHSLREKVQLIRADGGSGLARLSGDADLVMLLSLFEDEVMSYVPPHALLHPSYCQSPRGSPVSSPQNSPGTQRANARAPAPYKRDFEAKLRNFFRKLETKGYGQGPGKLKLIIRRDHLLEDAFNQIMCYSRKDLQRSKLYVSFVGEEGLDYSGPSREFFFLVSRELFNPYYGLFEYSANDTYTVQISPMSAFVDNHHEWFRFSGRILGLALIHQYLLDAFFTRPFYKGLLRILCDLSDLEYLDEEFHQSLQWMKDNDIEDMLDLTFTVNEEVFGQITERELKPGGANIPVSEKNKKEYIERMVKWRIERGVVQQTESLVRGFYEVVDARLVSVFDARELELVIAGTAEIDLLDWRNNTEYRGGYHDNHIVIRWFWAAVERFNNEQRLRLLQFVTGTSSIPYEGFASLRGSNGPRRFCVEKWGKITALPRAHTCFNRLDLPPYPSFSMLYEKMLTAVEETSTFGLE from the exons ATGGCGATGGCCGCCACCGCCTCATCCTCGTCCCCGCCCCCGTCGTCCACCAACGGCAGCGCCAGGGAGCACCTGCTGGCGGTGCGCCGCCGCACGCCGCACGGCCGGCCGTACACCATCGGGCCGGACAACCTCCGCAGCCTATCGGCGCAGGGCGCGGTcggaggctccgcctcctcatcctcctccgtCGTAGCGTCAGGTAGCCAACCGGAAGCAACGGGGGTGGGGCTCCAGCGGGCCAACAGCGACACCGACCTGGTGACGTCGGACAGCCGCTCGTCGCTCACAGCGTCGACCTATCAGCTGACTCTAGGGCACCCCCACCTGGTCATCTCCTGGGACATCAAGGAGGAAGTGGACGCCACCGACTGGATCGGACTGTACCACATCG aCGAGACCTGCGTGGCCAACGTGTGGGACTCCAAGAACCGCGGCGTGAACGGCACCCAGAGGGGCCAGATCGTGTGGCGCCTGGAGCCGGGCCCCTACTTCATGGAGT CGGAGACCAAAGTCTGCTTCAAGTACTACCATGGCGTGAGCGGAGCGCTACGAGCGACGACGCCTTGCATCACcgtcaagaaccttggagtacCG GTGGGCAGTGAAGGCCAAGTGGAGGACCAATCTGGGTCGCAGCACTGCAGAAAGCTCGTCAGCTTCACCCTATCAG ACATCCGGGCGATGGGGCTGAAGAAGGGGATGTTCTTCAACCCCGACCCCTACCTGAAGATGTCCATCCTGCCCGGGAAGAGGAGCGGCCTCCCCAAGTTCACCCACCACGGGCAGGAGAGGCGCTCCTCTATCATCGCCAACACCACCAACCCCGTGTGGCACGGAGAG AAATACACCTTTGTGGCTCTGATGACCGACGTTTTGGAGATCGAGGTGAAGGATAAGTTCGCAAAAAGCCGACCAATCATCAAGCGGTTTTTGGGTCAGCTGATCATCCCTGTGCAGAGGCTCCTGGAGGGACCGACGGCCga TCAGCCAATCACCTACAGCCTGTGTCGCCGGCTCCCCACGGATCACGTGAGCGGGCAGCTCCTGTTCAGAGTGGACGTCACCTCCACCGGacaagaag AAGCTTCTCCCGATCCAGTGGCCTCCATCTTGGGCGGGGCTGTCAACGGCGACCCCGGCAGTCCGTCGGACGATGAAGACCTCCCTCCCCCGTCTTCGTCGTCCCGTGTCGCGTACGGCCCCTCGCCCACCGGCTCCGACGAGGGCTCCCTGATCGTCAACGGCGCCTGTTACTATGGCGACGACAGCGTGTGGCGAGAGCATGGACGCCTGGGAGAAGAGGACGCGCTTCCCGCCGTCCTGGGGAGCCACACCCACCGGCAGGTGTCTCTTAACGACTACCTGGACGCCCTGGAGGCGCCGCGCAGCCCCGGGGACCGGCCCCTGGGGGGGCCCCTACCGAAGCTCCGCTCCAGCTTCCCGACGGACACGCGGCTCAACGCGATGCTGCACATCGACTCGGACGAGGACGAGGAGCACAGGGACCAATCACAAGAGGCCAGGACGCcgcagggggcggagctatcCAGGAGCACGTCGGAGCCTCAACAGGGCAGCGAGGGGTTAAAAGTGGACCCACTGGGGGGCGCTGGGTCTGGACCAGGGGGGGGTTCCACCGCCGGCTCCCCGGGGGTAGCCGAGGCGACGGGGCCTGAACCCGGAGGTGCCGACGGGGCCGGATCATCAGCTGAGGCGGGACTCATCGCTGGAgagagctccgcctcctcctcgccatcaggggcggagccagacgcAGGAGCGCCCCGACCGAGGGAGTCAGCAGAGGAGTGTACCTGTGAGGGAGAGGGCAGCAGAGTGGGCGTGAACCAGGAAGTAGCTTGTAACTCCTCCTTCGGTCCACTTTCGCCTATTCAG GAGGTGGAGACGAGGAGTAATGTGGCTCCCAAGGCGGAGGAAGAAGGGGCGGAGTCATCCAGCAGCGAGGCGAATGGGCcaatagcagcagcagcagcagctggaggaggaggcggggcgtCCGAAGCCG gaggaggagcaggaggcggcctgcaggaggaggaggaggaggaggaaggaggggaggtGTGGCGGAGGAGGCGGTCCATGCAGGcctctgggggcggggctcagaACCAGGAAGCTGGCACCGCCAGAGAGAACTCAagtgggatggagagagagtcGG GTCAACTCAACGGACACCAGTCGGTCCACTCCCTGCCGTCTGTCCGTCACGACATCAGCCGCTACCAGAGAGTGGACGAGCCGCTGCCGccga ACTGGGAGGCTCGCATCGACAGCCACGGCCGGATCTTCTACGTGGACCACGTGAACCGGACCACCACCTGGCAGCGCCCCACCGCCCCCCCGGCGCCGCAGACCCTCCAGAGGTCCAACTCCATCCAGCAGATGGAGCAGCTGAACCGCAG GTATCAGAGCATCCGCAGGACGATAACCAATGACAGCCGACCAGAGGAGCAGCCAGCCAATGAGCTGCCGCCGGATGAGACCGACATGCAGGCGTCCATCCCAG agcTCCGGCGGGACAACAGCGTGTCTCAGTCCGGCCCCCGGTCCCGCCTCACCCTCCTGCTCCAGTCGCCCAGCGCCAAGTTCCTCACCAGCCCCGATTTCTTCACTGTGCTGCATTCCAACcct agTGCCTACCGTATGTTCACCACCAACACGTGTCTGAAGCACATGATCAGTAAGGTGCGTCGGGATGCTCACCACTTCGAGCGCTACCAGCACAACCGGGACCTGGTGGCGTTCCTCAACATGTTCGCCAACAAGCAGCTGGAGCTGCCCAGAGGCTGGGAGATGAAGCACGACCACACCGgcaag CCTTTCTTCGTGGACCATAACTGCCGCGCCACCACTTTCATCGACCCCCGCCTGCCCCTCCAGAGCAcccgcccccccagcctccTCGCTCACCGCCAGCACCTGACCCGCCAGCGCAGCCACAGCGCCGGGGAGGTCAGCCCGCGGCGACTG GGGAACGACGACCCCCGTCACGCCGGCCCCCCCGTCCTGCCCCGCCCTTCCAGCACCTTCAGctccgccagcagggggcagtgccAAGACGTGGTACCAGTGG cttaCAACGACAAGATCGTGGCGTTTCTACGGCAACCCAACATCTTTGAGATCTTGCAGGAGAGGCAGCCGGACTTCACCCGGAACCATTCGCTCAG GGAGAAGGTGCAGCTGATCCGTGCAGACGGAGGGTCAGGATTGGCCAGGCTGTCAGGTGACGCTGACCTTGTGATGCTGCTAAG tctgtTTGAAGATGAAGTCATGTCCTACGTGCCTCCTCACGCCTTACTCCACCCCAGCTACTGTCAGTCGCCCCGGGGGTCGCCCGTCTCCTCCCCACAGAACTCACCTG GGACCCAGAGAGCGAACGCCAGAGCCCCCGCCCCCTACAAGAGAGACTTTGAGGCCAAACTGCGCAACTTCTTCAGGAAACTGGAAACTAAAGGCTACGGCCAGGGCCCGGGGAAGCTAAA ACTGATCATCCGCCGcgaccacctgctggaggaCGCCTTCAATCAGATCATGTGCTACTCCCGTAAAGACCTGCAGCGCAGCAAGCTCTACGTCAGCTTcgtgggggaggaggg GCTGGACTACAGCGGCCCGTCCAGAGAGTTCTTCTTCCTGGTTTCCAGGGAGCTCTTCAACCCTTATTATGGTCTGTTTGAGTACTCCGCCAACGACACCTACACCGTCCAGATCAGCCCCATGTCCGCCTTCGTCGACAATCACCACGAATG GTTCCGGTTCAGCGGCCGGATTCTGGGTTTGGCTCTGATCCACCAGTACCTGCTGGACGCCTTCTTCACCAGACCCTTCTACAAAGGCCTGCTGCGCAT CCTGTGTGACCTGAGCGACCTGGAGTACCTGGATGAGGAGTTCCACCAGTCGCTCCAGTGGATGAAGGACAACGACATCGAAGACATGCTGGACCTCACCTTCACCGTCAACGAGGAGGTGTTCGGACAG ATAACGGAGCGCGAGCTGAAGCCGGGCGGAGCCAACATCCCCGTCTCCGAGAAGAACAAGAAGGAGTACATCGAGCGGATGGTGAAGTGGAGGATCGAGAGAGGAGTGGTGCAGCAGACCGAGAGCCTGGTCCGAGGCTTCTACGAG GTGGTGGACGCCAGGCTGGTGTCGGTGTTCGACGCCCGAGAGCTGGAGCTGGTGATCGCCGGCACGGCCGAGATCGACTTACTGGACTGGAGGAACAACACCGAGTACAGAGGAG gttaccacgacaaccaCATTGTGATCCGATGGTTCTGGGCAGCGGTGGAGAGGTTCAACAACGAGCAGCGACTGCGCCTCCTGCAG TTCGTCACCGGGACATCCAGCATCCCTTACGAGGGCTTCGCATCCCTGAGAGGCAGCAACGGACCGCGACGGTTCTGTGTTGAGAAGTGGGGGAAAATCACCGCACTCCCCAG AGCTCACACCTGCTTCAACCGTCTGGACCTGCCTCCCTACCCATCCTTCTCCATGCTGTATGAGAAGATGCTGACCGCCGTGGAGGAGACCAGCACCTTCGGGCTGGAGTGA